Part of the Harpia harpyja isolate bHarHar1 chromosome 16, bHarHar1 primary haplotype, whole genome shotgun sequence genome, TGGACCCTAGTGATGACAAGTGAAATCCTTGCACTAGGAtatgctttaaaacatttttattatgaGGATGGCAATGCTTTGTGACCCCAAGCCCAGACAGAGCCCAGATTCACCCTACACTCCCCTGTACCAAAACCATCCCCCCAAGACTAACCCCTCAGCTCTGCCATAGGACCCAGACCCCAAATCCCAGCACCCACCAGGCGCGACCCGGTTCTCCCACGGCAGGCGAGCTGGGTGCAGGGCTGATgtgcagaggggctgcagggggtcaGAGGGGCCTCGGCCATGCTGGCCACCCTTCCTCCCCCCGCCGTGGCCTGGAACTCCTGGAATTTGGGCAGCgggagcgcggccgccgccggcccttTGTTCTCACTGGCCGGTGGCTCCCGGCCCTGGCCCTCCCCTGCGCTCCCCCTCATCCCCAGCATCCCCGGCTTGCTCCAatccccccctttcctctctttattttttgggggtgggggggggggtggaggccTGGGAAGGCTCCGGCTTTGTGTGTGGTGTGGGACAGGGGCTCTGGGCCCCTTCCTTTCAGATGCAGGAGGTATGCAGCTAATTCAATGGGCTGCAGTTTGATTACCTATCTGATAACAGAGGAATGCCAGCAATGTGTGTGTTttgggaagggggcaggggggatgcgCAGGGACCACCAGCCACTCTGCAGCTCACATCAAaaggctgcggggggggggggaagagctggggtgccccagccgctgcccccccctccttccccggggAGAGGGCGTTTCCTTTGGCCTTTTGGtggagggggccggggggccggaGAGGCAGTTGTCATCCTCACCCGCTCCTGGAAAATAAATCGCTTCCCCCGTCATGTTGCGGCAGCTTCTGCCCTAGCCCTCCTCTTCCTCGAAATGGGAGTAACTGATGGCTcatggcggggcggggggggaaggagctggacCCCTGGGGTGTAGCAGTTTGGCTGCCCACGGGTGATAGTGTCCAAGGCgtgggctgtgctgggggtgcGGGGGGCCAGCCTGTGCATCAGGGTCCCCTCTGCCACGGCTCGGCTTTGTCCTGAAGCTTGGGGCCGAGCGCCTGGGAGTTTTCATCTCCGCAGTGTAAAcacagctgggctggctggggctgtAAACACCCCGATAAGGATCTCTGTCCCCCAGCCTCCGGAGCTGCCTCCTGTGCCATGGAGAGACGCTCGCCCCCGAAACGCCGCGGCTGCTGCTGGAGCCGGGCAAATTCGCCATCCATGGCAGCCCCCCGTCACCCAAACCGCCTCGCATGGCGGGGCTTGAGGGGGGCCAGTGGGGTGGCACATTAGGGATGGGGCAGGGTTGGGGGCTGACCCTGAGGTGCCGAGGCTGAGCCAGGCACCTCCTGTGTTGTGCTGGTAGCTGCTTTGGACACAGAGCTCCTGCCTGGGTGATGCTCAGCATCCCGGACCCAGAGCTCCTGCTTGGCATCCTCCTGGTGATGCTCAGCACTGCGGAAAAGCCGAGCTGGGGTTGGGGAGCAGTGTTCGTCCATTGTGCTGGGCACGGCAGGGTGTTTGCCAGTGGTAGGTGGTGATGGGGCTGCCCAGACCAGCCCCGGATGGGCAGAGGTGGCTGTGAGACCCTGTCACGGCCTTGTTGTCATTGGGGACCTTGTAGATCATGGTTTGGCTCtcccttttgggagcaggagcaggtcaGAGAGCAAAAGTTTCTGACGATCCCATCTGGCCCACCCTGGACCCCATCCCAGCAGGCAAGTGGACCAGGTGGATGTGGGTGACTTGGCCCGGCACATGGGGTCTGTTCCACGTGGAGCTGGGCCCTGAGACACAGAAGCggggggaaagcagcagaaaaaggggCCTCAAGGGTTGTTCCTCGAGCTCTGCTGCATTCCCACTTCCCTCGTGTGCCCACGGACTCATGCACGTCCTGCAAGACCCCGCTGAAAATAATCCACTCCTAAAATCCAACTCcatttcctccctctctgcttttATGTGGAGTGTTGCTTCCACCTGGGTCCTGGCAAGATTTAGGGTGGAAGAGGAGAACCAACCATGCTTGCCTGTGTCTGGACAGCATGCACGCGGAGGCTCGGTGCGGGAATAATGGGCGGCCGTGGCCCACGTGACGGGAACTCGCCGGGCCATGAATGGGGGAGATGCTCCATTCATAAATGCAGGGTCCTGCTGCAGTCGCGCAGGCGTTGGCGCCGGAGCCGGGAATCCCCAGCCTGCTGGAGCTGctcctccctctgccagcaaATCCCCCTTAACTATTTGCTCATGCTTGTTTGAGCTCCGCTAACGAAGTTGAGCGAAAGCCCTGCTCGAATCGCTGCCCGGGATGCAGTGGTCCTCTGGCGCAGCAGGCAGCGATGCTCATGGCAGCGCTTGCTGGCACAGGGGGACAAGAGATGTCAGCTGCATCACCCGGCTCAGGTCCTTACGAATTTGTTCTGCTAAAATGGACAGAGATCATGAAAGCGGAGTGGATTTTTCTGTCATCTCACAAACCCCCTTGCCAGCCTGGGTCTTTCTGAACTCCCAAGTTTGATTGCACAGTGATGACCGATGTGGTGATCCTGGGAGAGATGGGAGATTCTCCCGGCAGTAATGATCCAGGGCCAAACGGCTGCTTAATTAATTACTGGAGGCAACTAAAGGGCTTGAACCGAGGTGACCTGCAGTGAGGGGGCTGGCTGGGACCCCGGGCTGGCAGTTCCAGCTTCCAGCCTCCTGGCCTTACTGCAGGTCCTGCCACAAGCAGGGTTGCACGTGCCCGTGCAAAGCCTCGAGatccttttgtctttttataaTGATGTTTTGGATCTCCccaccagcatcccctgcccagTGTATCAGGAGGTGCAGGGGTAGCTCTCACTGCCCAGTGCGGGGCTGGGTGGGAGAATGGGGCTGTTTTGCAGCACTAAGAGCCAGTGTTTTGCAGCAAACACTGCCGAAATTTGGGTCAGAGCTGGCTCTGCCAGCCCTTGCTTGCCAAATCAGTGAGCCCACGCTGCCAGGTGCCTCAGGTCACTGAAGGCTCTGCGTAATCAAATGGGGCTCCAGAGATTTTAGGGAGATGAAGGTGCCTGGTCGAGCTTGGTCCTTGATGTCCATCCTCTCACAAGGGGCAGGCGTGGGGGGCTTTTGTGCCTCAGGAGGTGTTTGCTTGTCATGTGCCCAGCGGACACCCTGGCTTGGTGCTGACCTCTCACCTTTCCCCGTGACCCCCCCAGAGCAAGCTCCACATGGAGGGTTTCCGCAGCCTGAAGGAGGGCGAAGCTGTTGAGTTCACCTTCAAGAAGTCATCCAAAGGTTTGGAGTCCATCCGGGTGACCGGCCCGGGAGGCGTCTTCTGCATCGGCAGTGAGAGGAGACCCAAAGGCAAGAGCCTCCAGAAACGCAGATCTAAAGGAGACCGGTAAGGGGCGGCCGGGGCCTGATCCGGGGCATGGTTGGAGCTCAGTGGGCACCAGGAGCTGGCCGGCACCCTGCCCACAGCATGGGGACAGGCTCGGATCCAGCGGGGTGGGCAGCGACCCTTCCTCTGGGAAAGTGGCTTCCTTCGATGGTTAATGAGTGGCAGATGCAGCTTagtggggaaagggcagcaaACCAGCAGCGCAAGGGCAGAGGTCAGGGACACCCCGGGCGGCCGCTCCCCTTGTCTCAGGGAGCTGCGCTGGGCAGGGGTAATTTTCTCGAAGAGaaacccttccttgtgggaaggaAATGGCCGGACGTCCTGGCAGCATCTCCCACGGAGAGGCTGGGAGCCCCGGGGCGAGTTTCTGGCCAGCCCTTCGTCCCCCCTCTTCTCTCCTGTCCTCTCCATCTGGGCTGCCCAGGGATGCCTCGTCCCGGCTTTCCCAGCAGACGCTGTCTGCCCCACCCAGCTGTTCTCACAAGCGGGTTTTAAAATTAGTCGGAAAGGAattgggaaggaaaagggaagagcaaaATGTTGTGGCCATCCTGGACAGACGCAGGATTTAAAATGGACACAAGGCAGCTCCCTCTGTCCACGCTGCTCTGGTGCAAAGGTAGCACCCGAGGGACGAGCGCTGCAAGGGTACAGCCGTGAGAGAAGCCACGTTTGGGGTTGTCCCCACACCGATGGCCACAGCCCCTGCAACCGTTCTTCCCGGCTGGGGTTGTCAGTCGTCCGATTGCCTGTTCCTGCTCTGCCGCAGGCTTTTGGTCCATAGCATGTAACCCTGGGTGCAGGGACTGTAGACGCAGGACCCAGAACCATGATGGAGCCAGAGGGGTAGAAGACCCCGACATCCCCGATTTTTGTCCCCAAGTGCTTGGTTTCGGTGTAGGGGTTTGCTGCCATCTCCTGGGTACCGGCAGCACCACTGAGCCAGGTCCAAACTGGCCGTGCTGGAGCCGGGGCTCTGCGGGGACCAAACCCAGGGCCACCATCTGCCCCCAAAGAGCTGACCCCACATCCCCACAGCAGCCAGGCCATTTTaagcccagctctgcctgcgAAGCTGGATGGGTCCCAGGCCCAGTCACGGCAGCATCCCACCTCATTTTATTTCTCCTCCTCGaatctctctcctccccccccgcaGATGCTACAACTGCGGCGGGCTGGACCACCATGCCAAAGAGTGCAAGCTCCCGCCGCAGCCCAAGAAATGCCACTTCTGCCAGAGCATCAGCCACATGGTCGCCAACTGCCCTGCGAAAGCACAGCAgtcccccagctcccagggaaaACCTGCCTACTTCCGAGAGGAGGAGGATATGCACAGCTCGGCCCTCCTCCCCGAAACCCGGGAATGATGGCGGGTGGCGGGGAGGGGCTTCCACCGGGATGAAAAGGCTTTGGCAAGGCAACGGGCAGCCGTGGGGGCtcggaggagggagggcagggtgaAGGACTGGGGAGGGAAGACGGCAATGCTAACGGTGGGGACCCGGTGTCCCTGCAGAGaccttttcctcctgttcccagCTCAGGGAAAGCCCTGCTTTCATCGGGATGGCTCATTCTAAAACCAGGGGAAGGCAGCACCCAACACACCTcttccagctaaaaaaaaaacaaccaaaaacccaaccataTTTGATTCATCTTTATCCTTTTCCTAAATGAAGCCAGGCAGTAGTATCTctgggaggaggagcagaaaagcaacatctcaggGAGGAGCTCATGGCTCCTTGTTCTCCTGAGCTTCAAACAGGCTCTGGCACAGCTTGGATGAGCTGTGGGCAACCCACTCCTACGCCTGCCCCATCTTTCTCTGCCCCAAGGAGGGAGGCCGAGGGGGAAAGGCTGGCTGCAGACCACCGAGGACATGCCCGTGGGCCGGTCCCGCGGGTCCCTCTGCTCCTCGCGGCTTCTTTCTTCCAGGTCGGTGTGAGGATTTGCAGTTTTTCCGTGGTCACCCCATTGCTGAACCCAGCAGAGCCCAGATTTGGCCTCAGTCTGGAAAGAAACAGGGCATCTCTTGGGGCTGGGCTAACGCTTGCCGCCTGCTTGTGGGCTGTGAGCTGTGGCTTGGGGGAGATcaagtcaaaagaaaaatttttttgtttgtttttttccccctatgcCTTCCCAAGTGCCAGCCCAGAGAGCGCAAGGTGTTTTATACAGCCAGCTCTTCCCCTCTAAAGAGAACCCTGCCTCCGAAACACAGAGCTGGGGAGTGGGAGGGCTTCGTGGAGCAGAAATGCTCTTCGTTAAGCCTTGGGCACCAGACATGGGGCAGAGCCGGCTCCCAGGGATGTTGCTGGCAGCGTTTCCCTCAGAGGCCGTGTACACAACCCACCCGGGACTCACACAGATCCAGCCATGGCTTGATCTGGACTCCAGACTGCCTGGGTCTTCCCACGGGCTGTGGATCAAACCCACGCAGGACAAAAACgcccctctgctcctcctgcccatcCCACGCTCCAGAAACTGATGGCTCCTGGGTTGAGCCTCCCCAGGGGCAGAGGAAAAGGGTGCCCCAGGTTGTTAGTGGCTGCTGTCCTCCCTCCCCACTGGCCCCCCCAAGTCTTGCCTTTATTTATTGGCCCCGGTGACAGCCCTTCtcccggggcagcccccccgTCCGTGCCGAAGCCAACACCAAGTGAAACCTGCACTAGGACGTGCGTGAATGACGtatctttgggtttgtttgttgtctttgttttggttttttttttttaatataaatattctggttttgtatttttgtatattttaatctttaagaaaagaaaaaaaaacgagAGAGAAAGGACATAATTCCTGCAACTTATTCTCAGGTATTCAAGCAATCTCAGGGATAAAATGCCTCTGTAGCCCAGTGCTGGACAGAGAGGAGGGTTTTTTCTAACAGCACAAAGACGTGACGAAGTTTGTATTGGAAGTGTAGATCTACCTCACTGGACGTTCGCTAGGTGGACTGACATGTTGTTGAgcttttcagttgtgtttttttgtatgtttgggatttgttttctttttaactgtattttaatagtctctttcccttccccactGGACTGAGGAGGAATTTGGGTCTGTAGATCCGTGTAGTCCCCCTATGGGGATGGAGAAGCCAGGCAGTGCCACAGGGCAGGGAACAGCTGCTAGAGCCCGTGTCGGCTCCCCAACTCCAGATTTTCTCCCAGCCTAGTGGCTTTTGAGGACTGTCctccatttctctctcctgtttacGCTCACACGTCCCCTCCCCACCGTCCCGATGGGAACACTCCAGTCCGCCCCATGCTCAAGTCCTCCCATTGCCCCCCCAGGCTGGGATGTCGCACAGGCTCCCAGCAGGCTGGTGCCGTGTGGCTGGGGGTCGGAAAGCCAGGATGGGGGTCCCAGTCCGTTCAGGGGAACGTGGCAAGAGCTGACAGCGGCTGGGGAGTCTGTTGGGAGACTGAGGGTTATCCTCAATCCCCTGCTTTAGCTCGCCCTTGAGCAaagggctggctggctgctcGTGACCTCCTGGGACGAGGGACCTCATGCCAAGGTGGACCCAAGTCCCAGAGAGGTGCAACTGCTCcatctttctcctcccttcccgGCTTCCCCCCAAATGCTGGCTCATGATGGCCGGGCAAAAGTCTGGATCCCTGGTTTTGGGGCATTAACACTCCACTTTACAGCCCAGGGGCTGGCTGGAGCCTTCCCAGGGAGGGCATCTCACCGTGCTGGCGTGTCAGGAGGTGGGCACGGTTTCTGCTGTTTTTTAGGTAGCAATAGGTTTAGATGTAGAGCAGGGCTGGAACAGATGGGGAGCACCTACTCCATCCTCGCTGACGGGCATCACTGGGGGGACTTGCTGAGGCTGCTGGAGCCTGGTGACCCCTCTCAGACTTTGCTCTGTCTTGTGTCACACAGGCACCGGGCAGGGGGGGGATGGAGAGCGGCTCCCCAGCTCCTTGCTTGCCCTGCTCCAGTAGTTTTTATGGTGAGGTAGTGGTCTCTTcttgggagggtggggggaaggacaTTTTAGTTCTTGACTAGCAATGGGATCTATACAAAACTACTTCAGGAAAACGGCTTTTGTCTGAACGGGGTAAATGCAATAGAGCGCACTGGGCTGCGCATCTAAGCCTGGGCCTCGGTCCCGCTGCCGCGTTGCGGGGGGCTGTTGGCCTTCCCCGGCACCTCGGTTGTGCTGGGGAAACTGCTGCCCCCCTAATGCTTGTATCTGTCTTGAAGAATGATGTAGGACCTTTCCCCCCTTGCCCCCAGTTTAATGGTTTGGTGATTTTTCTGCTAGATGTCTAGTGTGTGTAAATACCTCTGtaaatctttccattttctctcaGTATTCTCCTTGATTATTGTTTAcaaaagtaagaggaaaaaaaaaaaaggaaaaaaaaaatagccaaagCATCTAATAGGTTATGGACCAGGGAGACAGGATCTTCTCTGTATACTCTGCCTTGCAACTCTGTGTGGGGATATGAGCTCTGTAACCATGCCTGTCCTAGGCTAAAGCAAATAGCAAATGGCTTAGAGAATCACTCAGGTCTCCCCCGGGGCCAGCGTGGTACCGGGATCCAAGAAAACAGGGATTTTTATCTGTAAAGGGAAGCCACGTTGGAGAAGATGGGATTGATTCGCATCTTCTCGTTGCATTTGCCATCGTGGTTCTTCCCGTATCTTGACAATAATTAAATTGCTGCATCATCACCCACCCTGCCCATGCTCGGCTTGCAGGCGCTGGGCACTATGCATTACGGGACAGTGAATCGCGGGCGGATGAGGCTGCATACTCAGGGTCCTGCTGTAACACGGGAGCGTTTGAATGTATGAGAAAAAGATGTCCCTCGCAAGAGGGTGTCTCCCCTGGTGCGAAAGCCTTGAGTCACAAGATTGTCTACGAGGAGACGGAAGAATGTAATCCATGTTTACTGCTAGCAACCAAAGCTTGTTTGTGTCAAACTCTTGAATTTTTATGAAGTGGGTAGGAGGAAGGGAATAACCGGGGTGGCTGTGTGTGGCTCAGGGGTTACCCTGAGACACGCTTTCCAAAGAGATTTCCTGCTGGAGTCCTTGCAGCGAGATCCCCAGGTCCTGTTGCTGCAGgatttccccctcctttcttttttttttttttttttttttgttttaagttgttTTTGTACCAActatgtaaaatgttttttttcttttctggaaaaaaaaaaataataaagaccATGGGCAATGGCTGCTGGTGATGTTCTGTGTGTggttacttccccccccccccccccccctctcctgGGGTTGAGAAGCCCAGACCCAaaatgggggggaagggggagcagtGCTGGGAACTGGGGTACCCCAAAATGGGGGGGAGGGGCAGTGCTGGGAACTGGGGTACCCCACAGCTGCCTCAATTTGCAGCTGCTAACCAGCCTGACCAAGCTTCCAGCCCCCCATCAACCACCCTAGGCCTCGCTACCATCCTGCAGCCGCCTCACCCCGTACCCCACCTATCCCCACAGCCCCCCGCCAGCTTGCAGTCACCCAACAACACCCCAATTGCACTAGGCCACCCCAACTCTGGCACGGCCCCCTCGGTCCACAACCCCCTCTGCCCCACCATCGGCCCGTAACCCCCCCGCCAGAGCCCCCCTGGCCCCCGCTGCAGCCCTCCAACCCGCCGTCAACCTCCCGGCCATGGCCGCCCGCCTCCCTCCACCACAGAGCGGCCTCCCCGCGCATGCGCACGAGCCCCGCCCCCTGCCTCCCGCCCCGCGGCGCTTGGCGCCTGCGCGCGCTTCCCGCCCTGGGCGCCGGCGGGTGACGCAGGCGGAAGGGCACGTCACCCTCTGGGGGAGGCTGAGGCGGCGCCGCCGGGCGAGGTAACGGGCGGGCACCGGGGGGGAgaaccggggaggggggggggggtctgggtgtcCTTTCCGCCTTCTCCTCCGCGTCTGCTCGCTGCTCGGCGGTGGGTGGCAGCCAGGCCGTCGGTAAGGAGAGCCGCGTCCCGGAGAGAGCGGCCGGTGCTGGCTGCACCCAGCCGGTCTGGGCCTGAGAGAGTCATGGCCTTTCTGGTGCTCTGTCCCTGGCTTATAGACGAGGGGCTTCCTTGCgtagcttattttttttaaggtggcTGTGTGAAATGGTACGTGAAAGATTGATTGCTGTTAACAGTCAAAGGTGGCATTGGAAGAGGGTGTGTTTTCAGCCTGAGCTAATCAAGGGGAGCATTAAGAGCTTTACTAACAGAGCCCGAGGTTCAGCAGTTCCTTGCCTTAATGTTTTGTGGCTGCATTTGTGGCTAGACATCCCTTCCTGAGGGAAGAGGCAGCGAAGGCCCATACGGAAAATTAATGCAGTCGGTGTAATTTGAATCTGCTTCGGTCCCTAGGTGGGTACCAGGTGGTTGGATCTGGACCGTTGCCCCCACAGCTCTCTCTTCATAGCTGCTTTGCCCATGTCTCTCAGGGTTCCTAGCTGAGAGAATTGAAGATTAACGTGGAAGTTCAGCAAACTCTTGTGTCTTGTTAGCTCAAGCCAGATCTTAGTATTCGATGTGCAAATAATGTGGtaaaaaacccaatatttttaCAGCTCCAGAGTCTGTAAGGGAAAAGAACTATCAATGGTGATGCAAGTGCAGGGTGGTTGCTTCATTTgaaggatttccagcaattccaACACAAAAGCATTGAAGGTCAGTTTGCGCTGCTGCCACCCTGTGACTCGCCTGGTGGTAGCCCAAATTGTGGGCCTCTACTAACTCACCAGCTAGTTTGGCTGGAAGAAGCAGTAATGTTTTTTCTTGCTACCAGCTAGTGCAGAATCTACTCTGATGACATACATCTGGAAAATTCCAGAGGTAATTTCTGAGCTCCCCCATTGTCTGCTTATCGAAATACTTGCACAGGTGATAAGAAGGGCTCCAAAGCAGCTAGGCAAAGCTTATTTTTCCAAGGTGATGGTTTGTCGCATTGCTTTGGGCTCAGACAGAATCTTCTGTACTTCTAACCCCTTTATTTTCATCTTCccattgaaaaagaaaaggagctctCGGTAAAACATGTCGTGGATCAGAGAGGGCGAGCTGACCATCATAGAGAGATTTTGTGCCAACATCATTAAGGTAAGGAATTAATTTGGTTACCTGTGGTAAAGAATTGACAGGTTCATCAGGGTTTAGAGTAGAACTGTCTCTGTGACTGCTCTGTTCTAGAAAGGTAGTGTTGCTAGCAAGGGTACATATTAATGCTGACACTGGATATACATTCCTAAACAGCATCTGGGAATGGAAAATTACTTAAGCTTAGTCTTGCAAATGAGCAAGGCTGTAGGCAGTGGTTGCCAATAATGAGCTTATACGCCCAGGCTTCTGTGTTTTGTGCCCTTGCTGATGAAGGCAGGGcacaggaaggagggagagaagcaaGATGGTCGGATTATGAGTCTAAGAAATGAAACTGAGTTTCTCTTGATTAGAAGAATAACTCACCAGTTCCAGGAAAATTCTACCCTTGCTCAGCAGAGTCTTGAGACTGGTGATGCTGTCCTTCTCGCAAAAGGATCTGTGCAGACCTAATGAGGTCAGTGGAAAGGAATACTCCTCTTAAGTGGGGGAAAGTCtcatgactttttttgttttctcttaagtTAATTATGTCTGTGAAAATGCCCTTGAACTCTGAAATAAAGAATA contains:
- the LIN28A gene encoding protein lin-28 homolog A, with the translated sequence MGSVSNQQFAGAKPGEEPAGDSPKAENEPLHGSGICKWFNVRMGFGFLSMTAKGGATLDSPVDVFVHQSKLHMEGFRSLKEGEAVEFTFKKSSKGLESIRVTGPGGVFCIGSERRPKGKSLQKRRSKGDRCYNCGGLDHHAKECKLPPQPKKCHFCQSISHMVANCPAKAQQSPSSQGKPAYFREEEDMHSSALLPETRE